Proteins encoded together in one Pseudomonas sp. Seg1 window:
- a CDS encoding LysR family transcriptional regulator codes for MAAYNLRQLKYFVTTADCGSVAEASRKLYIAQPSVSTAIKHLEESFGVQLFIRHHAQGVSLTPSGSRFYRKAMELLRVAHEFEQNALADNDVVSGQIDIGCFETVAPLYLPRLIAGFKERWPGVEIRIRDGEQQELVQALTAGSIDMAMLFEHDLDSTIETTPLMPPQQPYALLPANHRFAQQAKVSLHELVLEPMILLDVVPSRTYFVSIFEERGLTPHIVFSSPSIEMVRGMVGSGFGFSILVTKPFSDYTYDGQKVVCVPLAESVTGSGLSAAWLRRVQLTKPVQLFVDHCREELARLYP; via the coding sequence CCGAGGCCTCGCGTAAGCTCTATATCGCCCAGCCGTCGGTGTCGACCGCCATCAAGCATCTGGAAGAAAGCTTTGGCGTGCAGCTGTTCATTCGTCATCACGCCCAGGGCGTTTCCCTGACGCCGAGTGGTTCGCGGTTTTATCGCAAGGCTATGGAACTGTTGCGGGTGGCCCACGAGTTCGAGCAGAACGCCCTCGCCGATAACGACGTGGTGTCCGGCCAGATCGATATCGGCTGTTTCGAAACGGTTGCGCCGCTGTACCTGCCACGGCTGATCGCCGGCTTCAAGGAACGCTGGCCGGGGGTGGAAATCCGCATTCGCGACGGTGAGCAACAGGAGTTGGTACAGGCGCTGACCGCCGGCAGTATCGACATGGCCATGCTGTTCGAACACGACCTCGACAGCACCATCGAAACCACGCCACTGATGCCGCCCCAACAGCCGTACGCCTTGCTGCCGGCCAATCACCGCTTTGCCCAGCAGGCGAAAGTCTCGCTGCATGAGCTGGTGCTGGAACCGATGATTCTGCTCGACGTGGTGCCGAGCCGGACCTACTTCGTGAGCATCTTTGAAGAGCGCGGCTTGACCCCGCACATTGTGTTCAGCTCACCGTCGATTGAAATGGTGCGGGGCATGGTCGGCAGTGGCTTCGGCTTTTCGATTCTGGTGACCAAACCGTTCAGCGATTACACCTACGATGGCCAGAAAGTCGTGTGCGTGCCGCTGGCAGAAAGCGTCACCGGTTCGGGATTGTCGGCCGCGTGGCTGCGACGTGTGCAACTGACCAAACCGGTGCAGTTGTTTGTCGATCATTGTCGGGAGGAGTTGGCTCGGCTGTACCCCTGA